In Pseudomonas flavescens, the sequence GTGGGAATCGTAGCTTGATCTCCATCGTCTCCGTGCAGCCCTCGATATCGCCAAAAGCCAGGAACATACCCGTTCCGGATTCCACCTCTTCTCCGTGCAGGCGACTGAAGTACCTGAAATAGGGTCTATCGACGATAAAGGCACCATTGAAACGCTTGACGACGTCCTTGTAGCTGTTAGGAAAAGGTCTGCCCAACTGCTGTTCGACTGCAGCGATAGCAGCGGAATTACCGTCACCGTAGTAAGAGTCGAACTCGACCGATGTGCTCATTTCATTGCCCCTTGCTCATGGATTCCCAGCCGACATGCCGTGCGCCGTCATGAATGGCTTCAGGTACCAGCTGCATCCTGCCTGTATCCTGATGATGGTGCCACGTATAACCCGGAATCTTGCCCATACCTCCACGAATCGCCTTGGCTTGCTCGCTGCTGAACTGGCCAGCGCTCACGTTACCCGCATCGATCTGCGTCCTCAGGTCTCGTGTAGCCATCCGCAACTGGCGTTCATAGCTGGCACCGCGGAAGGCCTCAATGTCTAAGCGGGTGTCGAACTTGGATACATCGTCGAAGATAGGAAAACCCTTTTGGTCAAACACCACACGTACTGTCGAGCCATCAGGAAGTTCTACGACCTTGTGCTGCCCAGCCAACTTGACATTTGGCTTGTCCAGCGGCGGCACTGTGGTCGACACGACGTTGTCGGTGCCGTGCTTGCTTTCCAGCTCGGCTCGTATGTCTCTGGAGTTGTAAGGATTGCTGCTACCGATGGCTGTGGGAGCTTCGACCTTGTCGCCGAGCTTCTTCACGACCCAATCGCCGCCATGGCGAACGATCTTCAAACCGTACTTACCAGCATTGCCGACGAGGACTTGTGTCACGTAGTCCTCTGATTTCTCGGCGATCAACGCCTCCAGCGTCTTCTCCCCAGAACGAAGTGCCTGGATATCCTGGTAGGCTTCATAGGCGGTCATGCCTTTATCGATCAGCCAGGCAGCACCAATGATGACGGGAACCCAAAACGCATTATTTTCTGCTTCAATTTGCGCCGCAGTATTTGCGATGCCAGCTTCGCCACCCGATGCGGCGGTCACGCCTGTAATCAGAGAGCTGACGATATTTTTGCGGGCTTCTTTTTCCGCTGGCGTCAGTGACCCTCCAGCCTGATTGGTTATCTGCTCCACCAGGTTGTTGATGACGACGCTGGAGGCCGCGCCCAATGCGCCGCTTCCACAATCGGCGCGCTGTGCCGCGGCTCCAGCACATGCCACTACAGCATGCAGCGCAGTACGTGCGACTTCAGAGTCGAGTCGGTCAGCAATTATCTTGACCTCTTGCGTCGCCAATCCCTGCATGTAATTGACAGTCGCTGCCTGGAGCATATCGACACCACTACCGGATATGTTCCCGCCTGCTGCAGCGGTCAAGGCCATCAACACGGCTCGATTTGTGCCACCAAACTCCCAGGCCTGGTTGTCTTTCAGCGTCTGCGTGAGGTGCTGAATAAGCGCAGGATTCTGTTGATCAACCGGCTTTTGGCGCTCTTGGTCTAGCTCTTGCTGGGCTGCGGTGGACTCCTTGGCCTTGTTGTCGAGGAACGTCCCTACCTCTCGAGTAAAGGCGCCTGCGATCTCGAAGCCTGCCCGCATCTCCTCTTCATCGAAGATCGGTTTGAGCGCATTCGAAGTATCGCGATCAGTCGATACGTCGCGATTGAGCGAAGCTACGGTCTGCTCGGCGGTCGAGCCCGTGAGCGCCTGCTGGCCGATATCGTCGCGGATCTCGATGGTGGCCGCGCTGATACCGCTGCGGGTTACGCTGCTCGCGTCGTCCTTGGCGCCCAGTGCCACAGGTAGCGTCGAACTGAAGCCGCCTTCATTGGGCAGCGTACTGCCTGGGGTTTGTGCGCTGCCTGCCTGGGCGTTGCCTTGTTGATCCTTGCCAATGTTCGCACCGTAGCCGCCGCCAATGCTGATGCTGCTTCCCTCGTACTGGGCTTCGTTCTTGATATCGCGGGTGGTAAGTGTCGCGGTACTCAGCGTGTTGCGGCCATTGGCGATGGCTGTGTCGGTGCTGGTAATCACGGCGCCCGCCAGGTCGGTATTGCCGCCAACCATGATCTGGAAGCCGCCATCGCCTGCGCGAATGCCGGATTGTTCGACAACGCTGGCGTATTCGGAGTCGATATCGGTCTTGCCGAAGTTGCCGGAAATGGAGCTGGCGCCGAAGCAGAAGGGCGGGATGCACAAGCTCAGTCCGGCGCTCATGCTCTTCTCGTCGACCTTGTAGGTGCTGGTGTCCTGCAGGCTTTCGATGTTGAGAT encodes:
- a CDS encoding SMI1/KNR4 family protein, producing MSTSVEFDSYYGDGNSAAIAAVEQQLGRPFPNSYKDVVKRFNGAFIVDRPYFRYFSRLHGEEVESGTGMFLAFGDIEGCTETMEIKLRFPPEGLVPGLVIFSALGNGDALCFDYRECPPSEEPPVVIWHHEGVPGSEEEVSPVASTFAALLDRLYED